Proteins encoded within one genomic window of Nitrospina gracilis 3/211:
- the waaC gene encoding lipopolysaccharide heptosyltransferase I yields MEFEIAVLYWIKQNLQFSTLDSFVVAVNDKRVYLLPGLVAAGALIYLKKTNGLYYLLTTAVAVLLTDFLVHEVLKPIFARTRPCHDLEFLRPLIYCSNSYSFPSSQAANLFAFATITACYFRRAAVPVFLFALGGCISKLYQGVHYPADVVAGMIVGTVMAFSIYKFAPKNWNLAAEVLPLNGPGWNIRRILLVRLSSLGDVVHTLPALRTLRQTFPNAHITWVVEEKFSDVLDGNPDLDEVLVVRTREWRKNLTPATLREMRSFYRELRGRNFDLAIDIQGLIKTGVLAALSGAPLRVGFDRTDCREQWNALFTNIKVPAVGRTIHVVEKNLSMIRALGARDLSQEFVVRIPEAAQDQAQEFFDRNPDLGTRPVVVLHSGVGYKTKQWDLDRFAQLGDRIHNELDANILLTWGPGEKDKVDRLASHMKQPHWVAPPSSLHQSMALFDRASLFVGGDTGTLHLCVALGIPTVSLFGPTDPVYNGPYGSLHKVIVKKLHCSFCYKRTCPTHNECMEGISVDEVFETVRACMNGRSHPEPSRSQNGIQVD; encoded by the coding sequence ATGGAATTTGAAATCGCGGTATTGTACTGGATCAAGCAGAATTTGCAATTTTCGACCTTGGACTCTTTCGTTGTCGCTGTGAATGACAAACGGGTCTATCTGCTTCCCGGTCTGGTTGCCGCGGGCGCCCTGATTTATCTCAAAAAAACAAATGGCCTGTATTATTTATTGACGACGGCGGTGGCGGTCCTGCTCACCGATTTTCTGGTTCATGAGGTGCTGAAACCCATATTCGCCCGCACCCGGCCCTGCCACGACCTGGAATTTTTGAGACCGTTGATCTACTGCTCCAATTCGTATTCGTTTCCCTCGTCGCAGGCGGCCAACCTGTTCGCCTTCGCCACCATCACTGCCTGCTATTTCCGCCGCGCCGCGGTGCCGGTGTTCCTGTTCGCACTGGGCGGATGCATCAGCAAACTGTATCAAGGGGTGCATTATCCGGCCGACGTGGTGGCCGGAATGATTGTGGGAACAGTCATGGCTTTTTCCATTTACAAATTCGCGCCGAAAAACTGGAACCTGGCCGCGGAGGTCCTGCCCCTCAACGGACCGGGCTGGAACATCCGGCGCATCCTGCTCGTGCGCCTGAGTTCCCTGGGCGACGTGGTGCACACCCTGCCTGCCCTCCGCACGCTGCGCCAGACGTTTCCCAACGCACACATCACCTGGGTGGTGGAGGAAAAGTTTTCGGATGTCCTGGACGGCAACCCGGACCTGGATGAGGTGCTGGTGGTGCGCACCCGCGAATGGAGAAAGAACCTCACCCCCGCGACCCTGAGGGAAATGCGATCCTTTTACCGCGAACTGCGCGGTCGTAATTTCGATCTCGCCATCGACATCCAGGGGCTCATTAAAACCGGGGTGCTGGCCGCGCTTTCCGGCGCGCCGCTCCGCGTCGGCTTCGACCGCACCGACTGCCGCGAGCAGTGGAACGCATTGTTCACCAACATCAAGGTTCCGGCGGTGGGACGCACCATCCACGTCGTCGAAAAAAATCTGTCGATGATCCGCGCACTCGGTGCTCGGGACCTGTCGCAGGAGTTCGTGGTGCGGATTCCTGAAGCCGCCCAGGATCAGGCTCAGGAATTTTTCGACCGGAATCCGGACCTGGGCACGCGGCCGGTGGTGGTGCTCCATTCCGGGGTCGGTTACAAGACCAAACAGTGGGACCTCGATCGCTTTGCCCAATTGGGCGATCGAATTCACAACGAGCTGGATGCCAATATCCTGCTCACCTGGGGCCCCGGGGAAAAAGACAAGGTGGACCGCCTGGCCTCGCACATGAAACAACCGCACTGGGTGGCGCCGCCCAGCAGTCTGCACCAGAGCATGGCCCTGTTCGACCGCGCCAGCCTGTTCGTCGGGGGCGACACGGGAACCCTGCATCTGTGCGTGGCGCTGGGGATTCCCACTGTGTCCTTGTTTGGACCCACCGATCCTGTTTATAATGGACCCTACGGCTCACTTCACAAGGTGATCGTCAAAAAACTGCATTGCAGCTTCTGCTACAAGCGAACGTGCCCCACCCATAACGAATGCATGGAAGGCATATCGGTTGACGAAGTCTTCGAAACGGTGCGTGCCTGCATGAACGGCCGTTCCCATCCGGAACCATCCCGGAGTCAGAACGGAATTCAAGTTGACTGA
- a CDS encoding c-type cytochrome, producing MMSISKKIVRRWLVTAVTLAVLSVPSILFAQDYRKPDPVQEDKLELGKKVYFKRCVWCHGVEGGGDGPSADRLFTRPRNFIQGTFKIRTTDSGELPLDENLIKTVKNGLPGSAMPPWGEVLSNEEIVSVVQFVKTLVQDRDFSGDFEELAVQDFGTMPWSVKEPYYMGVPQEAIDAGKEIFQKNKCWECHGGEGRGDGNPTMKDDWGFPIVAADWTQCWNFRGSRRDPYNPFHVVRTVSTGLNGTPMPNFKDQITVEDRWKLAAFVNSLCPRKKIDALTNKPVNDFLIGSKYTEGPVSTDFNDPMWQAPEHDPRIVNRPEGYEGDQKWHYIALAGQITRGKRNFDPKVDNLWVMSRWSAEEQAVYYLVEYHQRFLGDDPEYPEAVAIQWPGKLEELFGAEKPYFIYGDSKKPVDIWKAKFLPKNYSPTNAPNPDGYDLDISVVELVGHGFEDVSEKETPGGVEIVNSKFHQGRVKIMFKRSLTTENPDQTDVQIPTKSFIPISFMQWAGRDKEHDEHMAISTWAYTILEPPLPAERIWLPPIMAAVFFGFQLWLVRMTKRTRQMHAEGKAN from the coding sequence ATGATGAGCATTTCCAAAAAGATCGTTAGGCGCTGGCTGGTGACGGCAGTTACATTGGCCGTCCTGAGCGTGCCTTCCATCCTTTTTGCTCAAGACTACCGCAAGCCGGATCCGGTCCAGGAAGACAAGCTGGAACTCGGTAAGAAGGTTTATTTCAAGCGGTGTGTCTGGTGCCATGGGGTGGAAGGTGGCGGTGACGGTCCCTCGGCGGACCGCCTGTTCACCCGCCCGCGTAACTTCATCCAGGGTACTTTCAAGATCCGGACCACGGACTCAGGTGAGTTGCCGTTGGATGAAAACCTGATCAAAACCGTTAAAAACGGCCTGCCCGGGTCGGCCATGCCGCCTTGGGGTGAAGTTCTCAGCAATGAAGAAATCGTATCCGTTGTCCAGTTTGTCAAGACACTGGTTCAGGATCGTGACTTCAGCGGTGATTTTGAAGAACTGGCAGTTCAGGACTTCGGGACCATGCCGTGGAGTGTAAAAGAACCTTACTATATGGGTGTTCCGCAGGAAGCCATCGATGCCGGTAAGGAAATCTTCCAGAAAAACAAATGTTGGGAGTGTCACGGTGGCGAAGGCCGCGGTGATGGTAACCCCACCATGAAGGATGACTGGGGATTCCCGATCGTGGCAGCTGACTGGACGCAATGCTGGAACTTCCGTGGCAGCCGCCGCGATCCCTACAATCCTTTCCACGTTGTTCGCACGGTTTCCACTGGGTTGAATGGAACCCCGATGCCGAACTTCAAGGATCAGATCACGGTGGAAGACCGCTGGAAGCTGGCTGCTTTCGTCAACTCCCTGTGTCCGCGGAAGAAAATCGATGCGTTGACCAACAAGCCTGTCAACGACTTCCTCATCGGTTCCAAGTACACCGAAGGTCCTGTCTCTACGGATTTCAACGATCCCATGTGGCAGGCTCCGGAGCACGATCCGAGGATTGTGAATCGCCCGGAAGGATATGAAGGCGACCAGAAATGGCATTACATCGCCCTGGCTGGTCAGATCACCCGGGGTAAGCGCAACTTCGACCCGAAGGTGGACAACCTTTGGGTTATGTCGCGGTGGAGTGCCGAGGAACAGGCTGTGTACTACCTGGTTGAGTACCATCAGCGGTTTCTGGGCGACGATCCTGAGTATCCGGAAGCCGTGGCCATTCAATGGCCGGGCAAACTCGAGGAGCTCTTCGGCGCGGAAAAACCGTATTTCATCTACGGCGATTCCAAAAAGCCGGTTGACATCTGGAAGGCCAAATTCCTTCCTAAAAACTATTCCCCCACCAATGCACCCAACCCCGACGGTTACGATCTTGACATCAGCGTCGTCGAGCTGGTTGGTCATGGTTTCGAAGATGTGTCGGAAAAAGAAACCCCCGGTGGTGTGGAAATTGTCAACTCCAAGTTCCATCAGGGCCGAGTGAAAATCATGTTCAAACGGTCGTTGACCACTGAAAATCCCGATCAAACGGATGTTCAGATCCCGACCAAATCTTTTATCCCGATTTCCTTCATGCAGTGGGCAGGACGGGATAAAGAGCATGACGAGCACATGGCGATTTCGACTTGGGCTTACACCATTCTCGAACCGCCTCTGCCCGCAGAGCGCATCTGGCTGCCGCCTATCATGGCTGCCGTTTTCTTCGGCTTCCAGCTTTGGCTGGTGCGGATGACCAAACGGACCCGCCAGATGCACGCTGAAGGGAAAGCAAATTAA
- a CDS encoding c-type cytochrome, with product MNQGVRNVVIGLVLYAVGWAVFHFALLPWFKSGESGWFHYIIQNRYSGFGILMLYFVAFNLILKLKPPMFMNAAVVWLAGLYFYKFILYPPIPWTLLITYMMLWTIGTFLYISQDPKTFTEFRQPIVHTILAETKGFKIARLIAFTALPLLVGFATYDGLLPKFQEPVELRTVHPAPPATTRVHGKTYALEGLTNPFRIDEQDNYKDSFPFLDADKQEYMKYVTEGGTVFFENCHYCHGDQLNGLGMFSHVFNPTPANFVDPGTIAMLRESFLFWRVAKGGPGLPNESTPWSSAMPPWEEHLKTEEMWKVILFEYWYTGWHPRTFDDESSVKGGE from the coding sequence ATGAATCAAGGTGTTAGAAACGTAGTAATAGGTTTGGTTTTATACGCCGTGGGCTGGGCAGTGTTTCACTTTGCCCTGTTGCCCTGGTTTAAATCCGGGGAATCCGGCTGGTTCCATTACATCATCCAGAACCGGTACTCCGGCTTCGGCATCCTCATGCTTTACTTTGTGGCCTTCAACCTCATTTTAAAGCTGAAGCCGCCGATGTTTATGAACGCAGCTGTCGTTTGGCTTGCGGGTTTGTATTTTTACAAATTCATTCTGTATCCGCCGATCCCGTGGACGTTGCTGATCACCTACATGATGTTGTGGACGATCGGTACGTTTCTTTATATTTCGCAGGATCCGAAAACGTTTACGGAATTCCGTCAGCCGATTGTTCACACCATCCTGGCTGAAACCAAGGGTTTCAAGATTGCCAGGTTGATTGCCTTCACGGCACTGCCCCTGCTTGTTGGTTTTGCCACTTACGACGGCCTTCTGCCTAAGTTCCAGGAGCCGGTAGAGTTGCGGACGGTCCATCCGGCACCGCCCGCCACCACCCGGGTCCATGGTAAAACCTATGCTCTGGAAGGTTTGACCAACCCCTTCCGTATCGATGAGCAGGATAACTATAAGGACAGTTTTCCTTTCCTCGATGCTGACAAGCAGGAGTACATGAAGTATGTAACCGAAGGTGGTACGGTATTTTTCGAAAACTGCCACTACTGCCACGGTGATCAATTGAACGGCTTGGGAATGTTCTCCCATGTTTTTAACCCCACTCCCGCCAACTTCGTCGACCCGGGAACCATCGCCATGTTGCGCGAATCGTTCCTGTTCTGGCGTGTTGCAAAGGGCGGACCTGGTTTGCCGAACGAATCCACTCCGTGGTCCTCGGCGATGCCGCCTTGGGAGGAACACCTCAAAACTGAAGAAATGTGGAAAGTCATTCTGTTTGAGTACTGGTACACAGGGTGGCATCCGCGTACGTTTGACGACGAATCTTCGGTTAAGGGTGGAGAGTAA
- the hisD gene encoding histidinol dehydrogenase, with translation MRLLKFSDPDYREEIERLVNRCDVDFSTQDEAVRDIIERVKKEGDAAVVALTNQFDHTEYSVEDLRATKEEVQQAYDAVKLEELEALKLAADNIERYHQKQVQHSWEYKEGEVYLGQMIRPLETVGVYVPGGKASYPSSVLMNVIPARVAGVERIVMVSPTPRGEVSPHCLVAADIAGVDEIYKVGGAQAVAALALGTATIPRVDKIVGPGNIYVALAKRLVFGLVDIDMIAGPSEILVLADDTARADFIAADLLSQAEHDEDAVPILVTPSEALAEATREEINRQKAELGRKGIVDASLENKCQLIVTRTLDEAVDLANRVAPEHLELAVDNPHEMVKRIRNAGAVFMGHYTPEAIGDYLAGPNHVLPTSGTARFSSPLGVYDFIKRTSLISYNKEELDRVGRACSVLAEMEALEAHSRAVKIRIS, from the coding sequence ATGAGGTTACTGAAATTTTCCGATCCCGATTACCGGGAAGAAATCGAGCGTCTCGTGAACCGTTGCGACGTGGACTTTTCCACCCAGGACGAAGCCGTGCGCGACATCATTGAACGTGTGAAGAAAGAGGGCGATGCCGCCGTGGTCGCGCTGACCAACCAGTTCGATCATACTGAATACAGCGTAGAGGACCTGCGTGCCACGAAAGAAGAAGTTCAGCAGGCCTACGATGCCGTCAAGCTCGAAGAACTGGAAGCGCTGAAGCTCGCGGCGGACAACATCGAACGCTACCACCAGAAGCAGGTTCAGCATTCTTGGGAATACAAGGAAGGCGAAGTGTACCTGGGGCAGATGATCCGGCCGCTGGAGACGGTGGGTGTGTACGTACCCGGAGGGAAGGCATCGTATCCGTCTTCCGTGTTGATGAATGTGATTCCCGCACGCGTGGCAGGGGTCGAACGTATTGTCATGGTCAGCCCCACACCGCGCGGAGAAGTGAGCCCGCACTGTCTCGTGGCCGCGGACATCGCGGGTGTCGACGAAATTTACAAGGTGGGCGGGGCCCAGGCGGTGGCGGCATTGGCACTGGGAACCGCCACGATTCCGCGCGTCGATAAAATTGTCGGTCCGGGTAATATTTATGTTGCCCTCGCGAAGCGGCTGGTGTTCGGGCTGGTCGACATCGACATGATCGCCGGGCCGAGCGAGATCCTGGTTTTGGCGGACGACACTGCACGCGCCGATTTCATCGCCGCCGACCTGCTGTCGCAGGCAGAGCACGACGAAGACGCCGTGCCGATTCTGGTGACGCCGTCCGAGGCGCTGGCTGAGGCCACGCGCGAGGAAATCAACCGTCAGAAGGCGGAATTGGGCCGCAAAGGCATTGTGGATGCGTCGCTTGAAAACAAATGCCAGCTGATCGTGACCCGCACGCTGGACGAGGCGGTGGACCTCGCCAACCGGGTGGCCCCCGAACATCTGGAACTGGCGGTGGACAATCCCCATGAGATGGTGAAACGCATCCGAAACGCCGGGGCCGTGTTCATGGGCCATTACACCCCGGAAGCCATCGGGGATTACCTGGCGGGCCCCAACCACGTGCTTCCGACCAGCGGAACCGCCCGCTTTTCGTCGCCTTTAGGCGTATATGACTTCATAAAACGCACGAGCCTGATTTCTTATAATAAGGAGGAATTGGACCGGGTGGGGCGGGCCTGTAGCGTACTGGCTGAAATGGAAGCTCTGGAGGCCCATTCCAGGGCTGTGAAAATCCGGATTTCATAA
- a CDS encoding TIGR04282 family arsenosugar biosynthesis glycosyltransferase, which produces MGVSGKQAVILFARDPQPGKVKTRLQSWLDTDTTYRLYCHILEDSLRNVCAVEGVDRFVGIHPAHRSGFFDTVEKSGQVRLFEQEGEHLGARMRNAFDQRFAEGYETVVIIGSDSPTLPVSYIRQALDTGRDMTLGPCTDGGYYLIGMHRKVTDVFEGVEWGSEHVLTATLERVKQARNTLLLLPVWYDVDRPEDLRFLKTHLEYLQHTGLEGHTDTLRFLQQLNLNWESAV; this is translated from the coding sequence GTGGGAGTTTCCGGAAAACAGGCAGTCATTCTTTTCGCCAGGGATCCGCAGCCGGGAAAGGTGAAAACCCGCCTTCAGTCCTGGCTGGACACCGACACCACCTACCGGTTGTATTGCCATATCCTGGAAGACAGTCTGCGCAACGTGTGTGCCGTGGAAGGGGTGGACCGGTTCGTTGGCATTCATCCTGCTCACCGGTCCGGGTTTTTCGACACGGTGGAAAAATCGGGTCAGGTGCGCCTGTTCGAACAGGAAGGGGAGCACCTGGGCGCACGCATGCGGAACGCGTTTGACCAGAGGTTCGCCGAGGGTTACGAGACGGTGGTGATCATCGGGTCCGACAGCCCGACTCTGCCCGTGTCGTATATCAGGCAGGCGCTCGACACCGGTCGGGACATGACACTGGGCCCGTGTACCGACGGCGGTTATTACCTGATCGGCATGCACCGCAAAGTGACCGACGTGTTCGAGGGGGTCGAGTGGGGATCCGAACACGTGCTGACCGCTACGCTGGAGCGGGTGAAGCAGGCCCGCAACACATTGTTGCTCCTGCCCGTGTGGTATGATGTCGATCGTCCTGAAGATCTGCGGTTTCTCAAAACACACCTTGAATACCTTCAGCATACCGGGCTTGAGGGACACACCGACACATTGCGCTTTCTTCAACAATTGAATCTGAACTGGGAATCTGCCGTATGA
- a CDS encoding enoyl-CoA hydratase-related protein: MNDTTHLSQVVEDGTAVLTLHHPPVNALSRSVLDELACRIQHLAGDIDICTVVIHSALPKFFSAGANIRELAAIRNSNEGRAYAERGQAVLHQIEHLPKPVIAAIDGVCLGGGLELALACPLRIATTATRLGLPEVNLGLLPGFGGTVRLSRILGVTQAINMILLAKEIDGAEASRLGIVHQVVKPGAALETALELARQMQGKSKGSVNAILATLLPRDDELEKHAFEKEARLFGARFDTEDAKEGIRAFLEKRVPKFTGR, translated from the coding sequence ATGAACGACACCACGCATCTGTCGCAGGTGGTCGAAGACGGCACCGCCGTCCTGACCCTCCACCACCCCCCGGTGAACGCCCTCAGCCGTTCGGTGCTCGACGAACTCGCCTGCCGGATCCAGCACCTCGCAGGCGACATCGACATCTGCACCGTGGTGATCCACAGCGCCCTGCCCAAATTCTTTTCCGCGGGGGCGAACATCCGCGAACTCGCCGCCATCCGCAACTCCAATGAGGGACGTGCCTACGCCGAGCGCGGCCAGGCGGTCCTGCACCAGATCGAGCACCTGCCGAAACCCGTCATCGCCGCCATCGACGGCGTCTGTCTGGGAGGCGGACTGGAGCTGGCGCTGGCCTGTCCCCTGCGCATCGCCACCACCGCAACGCGGCTTGGCCTGCCGGAGGTGAACCTTGGCCTGCTTCCCGGTTTCGGCGGCACGGTGCGCCTGTCGCGCATCCTGGGCGTCACGCAGGCCATTAACATGATTCTCCTGGCAAAGGAAATCGACGGCGCGGAGGCGTCGCGTCTCGGCATCGTGCACCAGGTGGTGAAACCCGGTGCAGCGCTGGAGACGGCGCTTGAACTGGCTCGTCAGATGCAGGGGAAAAGCAAGGGGTCGGTGAACGCCATCCTCGCCACCCTGCTCCCCCGCGACGACGAACTGGAAAAACACGCGTTTGAAAAAGAAGCGCGCCTGTTTGGTGCGAGATTCGATACGGAAGATGCGAAGGAAGGCATTCGCGCGTTCCTGGAAAAACGTGTGCCCAAGTTCACCGGAAGGTGA
- a CDS encoding cytochrome ubiquinol oxidase subunit I: MFNAEARNSKVLSLALVLAFTLFALPAVFVDQAQAKEAFAEQVFAEEAFAKEVLADEEAAGEEGSGAPEVEWSQDVFYKDWEGNPLKGPVSGAPAPELGPNDYDSYSFVPSRILIWIANQQHLYFGSFVLAVPIFCMLIEFIGIRTKENDPVLSAKYDRLAHDLMKVSLTAYSWTAILGGILLFSFITLFPGFFKYMASIFRPVMHVYALMFLAESGVLYVYYYGWDKMSQDPFLKWIHVSLSVLLNLIGTILMYLANSWATFMQAPGGIDEQGRFLGNIWHAIHSTLWNPVGVHRILGNIVFGGGIVGAYAAYHYLKAKTPEEKAHYDWVCYIAMFIAIFGLIPLPFAGYWLMKEVYAFRQQMGITLMGGIMAWLFIIQAVMIGLLFFGANSYLHNSMSRVKGSHRYMKYCKYMVLLLILCFTAWMTPHTIVMTPAELKAMGGAQHPIVGHFGVMSAKNTAVNLMITCTVLCFLLYQRSNKRIVVPWATIGNCWLTAIFIGAAINIVFLGVYGYFLPANQRVGLSVPQVTTTLTTLFVGTAINISMFKDAESFGEIEWGTQSKVGTYAILLMAISFTWLMGLMGYIRSAVRLFWHVTEVLRDNSVDAYTLTIGEAGKILTFNALFVWVQFVVVFWVGGLAGKKKAAEVPEGVPVPAQQQQ; this comes from the coding sequence ATGTTCAACGCAGAGGCTAGAAATTCCAAAGTGCTGTCCCTGGCACTGGTTCTGGCGTTCACCTTGTTTGCTCTTCCCGCGGTATTTGTTGATCAGGCCCAGGCCAAGGAGGCGTTTGCTGAGCAGGTTTTTGCTGAGGAAGCGTTCGCCAAGGAAGTATTGGCTGACGAAGAGGCCGCCGGTGAAGAGGGCTCAGGTGCGCCGGAAGTTGAGTGGAGTCAGGACGTGTTTTACAAGGACTGGGAGGGGAATCCGCTCAAAGGTCCGGTAAGCGGCGCGCCTGCTCCTGAGTTGGGGCCGAATGACTATGACAGTTATTCTTTTGTTCCCAGCCGCATCCTGATCTGGATTGCCAACCAGCAGCACCTGTATTTCGGTAGCTTCGTGTTGGCGGTTCCGATTTTTTGTATGCTCATCGAGTTCATTGGTATTCGTACCAAGGAAAACGATCCGGTCCTTTCTGCCAAGTATGACCGGCTGGCTCACGACCTGATGAAGGTTTCGCTGACTGCGTATTCCTGGACGGCGATCCTCGGTGGTATTCTGCTGTTCTCCTTCATCACCCTGTTCCCCGGATTCTTCAAGTACATGGCCAGCATCTTCCGGCCCGTCATGCACGTTTACGCGCTGATGTTTCTGGCGGAGTCCGGCGTTCTCTATGTCTACTACTATGGCTGGGACAAGATGAGCCAGGACCCGTTCCTGAAATGGATCCATGTTTCCCTGTCGGTTCTGCTGAACCTCATCGGTACGATTTTGATGTACCTCGCGAACAGCTGGGCGACCTTCATGCAGGCGCCGGGCGGTATCGACGAGCAGGGACGCTTTCTGGGTAACATCTGGCATGCCATTCACTCCACCCTGTGGAATCCGGTTGGCGTGCATCGCATCCTGGGTAATATCGTTTTCGGTGGTGGTATCGTTGGTGCTTATGCCGCGTATCATTACCTGAAAGCAAAAACCCCCGAAGAAAAAGCCCATTACGACTGGGTGTGTTACATCGCCATGTTCATCGCCATCTTCGGTCTGATCCCGCTGCCTTTCGCGGGGTACTGGCTGATGAAAGAGGTGTATGCATTCCGTCAGCAGATGGGCATCACCCTGATGGGCGGCATCATGGCATGGCTGTTCATCATTCAGGCCGTTATGATCGGTCTGCTTTTCTTCGGTGCGAACTCCTACCTGCATAACTCGATGTCCCGCGTTAAGGGGTCGCATCGTTACATGAAGTACTGCAAGTACATGGTTCTGCTGTTGATCCTCTGCTTCACGGCGTGGATGACCCCGCACACCATCGTTATGACGCCGGCTGAGCTGAAAGCGATGGGTGGCGCGCAGCATCCGATTGTCGGTCACTTTGGTGTTATGTCTGCCAAGAACACCGCGGTGAACCTGATGATCACCTGTACGGTTCTTTGTTTCCTGTTGTATCAACGGTCTAATAAGAGGATCGTGGTGCCCTGGGCGACCATCGGGAACTGTTGGCTGACCGCCATTTTCATCGGCGCTGCCATCAACATCGTGTTCCTCGGTGTATACGGTTACTTCCTGCCCGCCAACCAGCGCGTGGGTCTTTCCGTTCCACAGGTAACCACCACCTTGACGACTCTGTTCGTTGGCACGGCCATCAATATCTCCATGTTCAAGGATGCGGAGTCGTTTGGTGAGATTGAGTGGGGTACCCAGTCGAAAGTGGGCACCTACGCCATTCTCCTGATGGCGATCTCCTTTACCTGGCTGATGGGCCTCATGGGTTATATCCGCTCGGCGGTTCGGTTGTTCTGGCATGTCACCGAGGTTCTGCGTGATAACTCGGTGGATGCTTACACCCTGACCATTGGTGAAGCGGGTAAAATCCTCACGTTCAACGCCCTGTTTGTCTGGGTGCAGTTCGTGGTTGTTTTCTGGGTAGGTGGCTTGGCTGGTAAGAAGAAGGCCGCTGAGGTTCCCGAAGGGGTTCCGGTACCTGCTCAACAGCAACAGTAA
- the gcvPB gene encoding aminomethyl-transferring glycine dehydrogenase subunit GcvPB, whose product MAHAEESKTGIKGLVFEEPPVFELGSPGRRAYSLPSSTIPEVELQTLLPPEELRDPIDHLPELSELDVVRHYTRLSQWNFSIDSAFYPLGSCTMKYNPKINEDMARLPGFAQNHPYAPEPLSQGSLRLLHELQEFLQEVSGMDAVSLQPAAGAHGEMTGMLTIRAYHQATGKQRSKVLMPDSAHGTNPASCTLCGYDVVHIPSNAEGLIDIDKLRNLMDEDTAAIMLTNPNTLGMFEKDILEITEIVHGKGGLVYCDGANLNALMGVCKIATMGVDVLHFNLHKTFSTPHGGGGPGAGPVGVKKILEPYLPVPRIVNDNGQFSLDYDRPESVGKVRAFYGNFGILLRAYVYIRTLGPDGLRQACESAVLNANYIKARLRDTYFLPYPGPSLHECVFNDKNQLKQNVKTMDIAKALIDKGFHPPTVYFPLIVKGALMVEPTETESKETLDEFIQAMKEIAKQAENDAESFHDAPYLSKVSRPDEARAARHPKLRWKPTS is encoded by the coding sequence ATGGCACACGCGGAAGAAAGCAAAACCGGCATCAAAGGACTGGTGTTCGAGGAACCCCCGGTATTCGAACTGGGTTCCCCCGGACGGAGGGCCTATTCCCTGCCATCCAGCACCATCCCGGAAGTGGAACTGCAAACTCTCCTGCCGCCGGAGGAACTCCGCGATCCCATTGATCACCTGCCCGAGTTGTCGGAACTCGACGTGGTGCGCCACTACACGCGTCTGTCTCAGTGGAATTTCAGCATCGACAGCGCGTTCTATCCGCTCGGCTCGTGCACCATGAAATACAACCCGAAAATCAACGAAGACATGGCCCGCCTGCCGGGATTCGCGCAGAACCATCCCTATGCACCGGAACCCCTGTCCCAGGGAAGCCTGCGGCTCCTGCACGAGCTTCAGGAGTTTTTGCAGGAAGTCAGCGGCATGGATGCGGTCAGCCTGCAACCGGCCGCCGGCGCCCATGGCGAGATGACCGGCATGCTCACCATCCGTGCCTACCACCAGGCCACAGGCAAACAGCGGAGCAAGGTGCTGATGCCCGACTCGGCGCACGGCACCAATCCTGCCAGTTGCACGCTGTGCGGCTACGACGTCGTCCACATCCCATCCAACGCCGAGGGGTTGATCGACATCGACAAACTGCGCAACCTGATGGACGAGGACACCGCCGCCATCATGCTGACCAATCCCAACACGCTGGGCATGTTCGAAAAGGATATTCTTGAAATCACCGAGATCGTGCACGGCAAGGGCGGTCTCGTCTATTGCGACGGCGCGAACCTGAACGCGCTGATGGGCGTCTGCAAAATCGCCACCATGGGCGTGGACGTGCTCCACTTCAACCTGCACAAAACCTTTTCCACCCCGCACGGCGGAGGCGGACCGGGCGCCGGACCCGTCGGCGTCAAAAAGATTCTCGAACCGTACCTGCCCGTACCGCGCATCGTGAACGACAACGGACAGTTTTCACTCGACTACGACCGGCCGGAAAGCGTCGGTAAGGTGCGTGCTTTCTACGGCAATTTCGGCATCCTCCTCCGTGCGTATGTTTACATCCGCACGCTTGGACCCGACGGCCTGCGCCAGGCCTGCGAGTCGGCGGTGTTGAACGCCAATTACATCAAAGCGCGGCTCAGGGACACCTATTTCCTGCCCTACCCCGGACCCAGCCTGCACGAGTGCGTGTTCAACGACAAGAACCAGCTCAAGCAGAACGTGAAGACGATGGACATCGCCAAGGCACTCATCGACAAGGGATTCCACCCGCCGACGGTGTACTTCCCGCTGATCGTCAAGGGCGCGCTCATGGTGGAGCCGACCGAGACCGAATCCAAAGAGACGCTCGATGAGTTCATTCAGGCGATGAAAGAGATTGCAAAACAGGCGGAGAACGACGCCGAAAGTTTCCACGACGCGCCGTATCTCTCCAAGGTGTCGCGCCCGGACGAAGCCCGCGCCGCGCGCCATCCCAAACTGCGCTGGAAACCAACGTCCTGA
- a CDS encoding Trm112 family protein: MAFDKELLDFLVCPQCKGDLRLSENDDGLLCATCKLKYPIRDGIPIMLMNEAEDTSKADDPQTAN, encoded by the coding sequence ATGGCTTTTGACAAAGAACTACTCGATTTCCTCGTCTGCCCTCAGTGCAAGGGAGACCTGCGCCTGTCCGAAAATGACGACGGCCTGCTGTGCGCCACCTGCAAACTGAAATATCCCATCCGCGACGGCATTCCCATCATGCTCATGAACGAGGCGGAGGACACCAGCAAGGCGGACGACCCCCAAACAGCAAACTGA